From Shewanella psychrophila, a single genomic window includes:
- the pepA gene encoding leucyl aminopeptidase → MEFSVKSGSPEKQRSACIVVGVYEPRRLSGIAEQLDKISEGYISNLLRRGDLEGKPGQMLLLHHVPNVLSERVLLVGCGKERELDERQYKQIINKTITTLNETGSMEAVCFLTELHVKGRDTYWKVREAVETTQNSLYNFDALKTNKGETRRPLRKLVFNVPTRRELAVGERAIEHGMAVSAGMHLCRDVANMPPNICNPAYLASQARQMGEICETLTVTTVGEEQMAKLGMNSYLAVGRGSVNESIMTVMEYKGAVDSTQKPIVLVGKGLTFDSGGISLKPGEGMDEMKYDMGGAAGVIGAMKALCDLNLKINVVGILAGCENMPSSNAYRPGDILTTMSGQTVEVLNTDAEGRLVLCDVLTYVDRFDPELVVDTATLTGACVIALGKHASGLFSGHNPLAHELLNAGEQSGDRAWRMPLWDEYQEHLESPFADMTNLGGRPAGAITAACFLSRFTKKYNWAHLDVAGTAWNSGANKGSTGRPVPLLTQFLINRAGVPQGE, encoded by the coding sequence ATGGAGTTTAGCGTTAAGAGCGGCAGTCCGGAAAAACAGCGTTCGGCCTGCATAGTGGTTGGCGTCTATGAACCAAGACGACTATCGGGTATTGCTGAGCAGCTTGATAAAATTAGTGAAGGCTATATTAGCAACTTGCTTCGTCGTGGTGATCTCGAAGGCAAACCAGGACAGATGCTTCTTTTACATCATGTGCCTAACGTGCTCAGTGAACGTGTGCTTTTGGTTGGTTGTGGTAAAGAGCGCGAACTCGATGAGCGTCAATACAAACAGATAATCAACAAAACCATCACTACGCTTAACGAAACGGGTTCAATGGAAGCCGTTTGCTTCCTGACTGAACTGCACGTGAAGGGCCGTGACACTTACTGGAAAGTTCGTGAAGCTGTTGAAACGACTCAGAACAGCCTATACAACTTCGATGCACTGAAAACTAACAAGGGTGAGACTCGCCGTCCACTACGTAAGTTAGTCTTCAATGTTCCAACCCGCCGTGAACTGGCCGTGGGTGAGCGCGCTATCGAACACGGTATGGCCGTCTCTGCCGGTATGCATCTTTGTCGAGATGTTGCCAACATGCCGCCAAACATCTGTAATCCAGCCTATCTGGCATCACAAGCTCGCCAAATGGGTGAGATATGTGAAACGCTAACAGTGACAACTGTAGGCGAAGAGCAAATGGCCAAATTGGGCATGAACTCATACCTTGCTGTGGGCCGTGGCAGTGTCAACGAATCAATCATGACAGTTATGGAGTACAAGGGCGCAGTCGATAGCACTCAGAAGCCTATTGTCCTTGTCGGTAAAGGTCTGACATTCGACTCAGGTGGTATCTCTCTCAAGCCAGGCGAAGGCATGGATGAGATGAAATACGACATGGGTGGTGCAGCTGGCGTTATCGGTGCGATGAAAGCCCTTTGTGATCTCAATCTTAAAATCAATGTGGTCGGTATTCTTGCTGGTTGTGAAAACATGCCATCGAGCAATGCTTACCGTCCAGGTGACATACTCACCACTATGTCGGGCCAAACTGTCGAAGTGTTAAACACAGATGCAGAAGGTCGCCTAGTATTATGTGATGTATTGACCTACGTTGACCGTTTCGACCCTGAATTAGTTGTTGATACTGCGACTCTGACTGGTGCCTGTGTTATCGCACTGGGTAAGCACGCTTCGGGTTTGTTCTCTGGTCATAATCCACTGGCACACGAGCTATTAAATGCCGGTGAGCAGAGTGGAGATCGCGCATGGCGCATGCCATTGTGGGATGAATATCAAGAGCATCTTGAAAGCCCGTTTGCCGATATGACTAACCTTGGTGGTCGTCCCGCTGGTGCTATCACGGCGGCTTGCTTCCTTTCGCGCTTCACCAAGAAGTACAACTGGGCGCATTTAGATGTTGCTGGTACCGCTTGGAACAGTGGCGCAAACAAGGGATCAACTGGACGTCCGGTGCCATTATTGACTCAGTTCCTGATCAACCGTGCGGGTGTTCCTCAAGGGGAATAA
- a CDS encoding zinc-binding dehydrogenase: protein MKAIIATQAGGPEVLEIREMSEPVTAQGEVKIRVKAFGLNKAETYYRNGAFGTINPEFSLGIEAAGVVLEDPSNTFRIGDKVVTAMGGMMFARHGGYAEIITVNKSNVQVINSDVDFVLLAALPQAYLTVWGALDRTLNIRTGETLLIRGATSSLGLAGLTYAKARGLSVIATTRQESNVERLKSLGADHVLIDDGEVSAAVRTLYPKGVDKALEVVGASTVIDSMKALRPWGEVTVVGLLGGAPVIESFGLMSDLPSSIKLSFFQSGMLGSEALPLNASPLNWIAEQVAQGSMPNITSEVFDFDDIRQAHTLMDENKAIGKIVVKTNSN, encoded by the coding sequence ATGAAAGCAATTATAGCAACGCAAGCCGGTGGTCCAGAAGTGCTAGAAATTCGTGAGATGAGTGAGCCCGTGACTGCCCAAGGTGAAGTTAAAATACGAGTGAAAGCATTTGGATTGAATAAGGCGGAAACCTATTATCGTAACGGAGCATTTGGCACCATCAACCCAGAATTTTCTCTAGGTATCGAGGCCGCTGGAGTGGTGTTGGAGGACCCAAGTAATACCTTCAGAATAGGTGATAAAGTGGTAACTGCCATGGGCGGAATGATGTTTGCCCGCCACGGTGGGTATGCCGAAATCATCACAGTGAATAAAAGCAATGTGCAAGTCATCAATAGTGATGTGGACTTTGTGTTACTGGCGGCGTTGCCACAAGCCTATTTAACAGTGTGGGGAGCGCTGGATAGAACTTTGAATATACGAACGGGTGAAACCTTGCTTATACGTGGGGCGACATCTTCTCTTGGGCTTGCCGGATTAACCTATGCCAAGGCGCGAGGCTTGAGCGTGATAGCGACCACGAGGCAGGAGAGCAATGTCGAACGTCTGAAATCACTGGGGGCAGATCATGTGCTGATCGATGATGGAGAGGTTTCAGCAGCAGTGCGGACTCTTTATCCTAAGGGAGTGGATAAGGCCTTAGAAGTGGTTGGGGCATCGACCGTCATCGATAGCATGAAGGCATTGAGGCCCTGGGGAGAAGTGACTGTTGTGGGTTTACTGGGAGGCGCACCTGTAATTGAGAGCTTTGGTTTGATGAGTGATTTACCCAGCTCGATAAAACTGAGTTTCTTCCAGAGTGGTATGTTGGGGAGCGAGGCTCTGCCTCTGAATGCATCACCATTGAATTGGATCGCTGAGCAAGTGGCACAGGGGAGTATGCCCAATATCACATCGGAGGTCTTCGATTTCGATGATATTCGCCAAGCCCATACCTTAATGGACGAAAATAAAGCAATCGGGAAAATTGTAGTGAAGACTAATTCGAACTAA
- a CDS encoding LysR family transcriptional regulator, with protein sequence MDLNSLNIFVHVVQQGSFSGASRAMNIPVATISRRVSELEAQLQQSLLVRTTRKLTLTPSGKVLYQRACVGLDEIFAAKQAMNEQQEEYKGKLRISIPPALYVLDDMFHAFNEAYPDIQLEVFSSVKKVDFIEDDIDILIRIGKLNYESAIARHLGQFRHVIVSSQKFINRYGMPKHPSELATLPIAAWISRDSEVIWQLGEHCQSIKPKFLSNDYAHILSSIRTGNMLGELPPMLANSLIDSGELVEVLTDFPLPLVDLHLLYPSRKHLSRLSKAFIDDFIAFCQQHSHDGTLFNRS encoded by the coding sequence ATGGATCTCAACTCATTGAACATTTTCGTACATGTGGTTCAGCAAGGCAGCTTCTCAGGGGCCTCAAGGGCAATGAATATTCCGGTTGCAACGATCAGCCGTCGAGTCAGTGAGCTCGAGGCACAATTGCAGCAAAGTCTACTCGTTCGCACGACGCGAAAATTGACCTTGACCCCATCAGGTAAAGTTCTTTATCAAAGAGCCTGCGTGGGGCTAGATGAAATTTTTGCAGCTAAACAAGCCATGAATGAGCAACAGGAAGAATACAAAGGAAAGCTGAGGATCTCGATTCCTCCGGCGCTCTACGTACTAGATGACATGTTTCATGCCTTCAATGAAGCCTATCCCGACATACAGCTAGAAGTGTTCAGCTCAGTGAAGAAAGTCGATTTTATCGAAGATGATATCGATATTCTGATCAGGATTGGTAAGCTTAATTATGAGTCCGCAATAGCTAGGCATTTGGGACAATTTAGGCATGTAATTGTCAGTAGCCAAAAGTTTATCAATCGCTACGGTATGCCTAAGCATCCATCAGAATTGGCTACTCTTCCTATTGCTGCCTGGATATCTCGAGACAGTGAAGTGATATGGCAACTGGGCGAGCACTGTCAGTCGATTAAGCCTAAGTTTTTGTCCAATGATTATGCCCATATTCTTTCGTCCATCCGCACGGGCAACATGCTGGGTGAGCTCCCCCCTATGTTGGCAAATTCTTTGATCGATTCCGGGGAGCTGGTAGAGGTGTTGACCGACTTTCCCTTGCCTCTTGTCGATCTACACTTACTCTACCCAAGCCGTAAACACCTATCTCGCCTAAGCAAGGCCTTCATCGATGACTTTATCGCATTTTGTCAACAACACAGCCATGACGGAACTCTGTTTAACCGTAGCTAG
- a CDS encoding LysE family translocator yields MELSTILMFVIASLSINLIPGPDVVYIVSNTMKGKLKSGIAASLGLGAGYLLHTLAAVFGLSALILSSAFLFSVVKYLGAAYLLYLGITSLINCYKGQSKLVANNDTESRVTSVKNVFTQGVVVSILNPKVAMFYLAFLPQFIDISSQSATKELMILGLLFSALATGCNLVYSFLGSILFSSPKAAKYSRGIEGGSGLILVGLSAKIALSESQ; encoded by the coding sequence ATGGAATTAAGCACAATCTTAATGTTTGTCATTGCATCTCTATCCATCAATCTGATCCCCGGGCCTGATGTGGTGTACATAGTATCTAATACCATGAAGGGTAAATTAAAATCGGGGATTGCGGCATCTCTAGGGCTAGGTGCTGGCTATTTGTTACATACTTTAGCCGCGGTATTTGGCTTATCTGCGCTAATACTAAGCTCTGCCTTCCTGTTCAGTGTGGTTAAGTACTTAGGCGCAGCCTATCTGCTATATTTGGGAATCACCTCGCTAATAAACTGTTACAAAGGTCAATCTAAACTGGTTGCCAATAATGACACTGAGTCTCGAGTTACGAGTGTTAAAAATGTGTTTACTCAAGGGGTTGTCGTTAGCATACTAAACCCTAAAGTGGCCATGTTTTACCTGGCTTTCTTACCACAATTTATTGATATATCTTCTCAATCAGCCACTAAAGAGTTGATGATTTTAGGGCTATTGTTCAGCGCTCTGGCTACAGGCTGTAATTTAGTCTATTCCTTCTTAGGCAGCATACTATTTAGTAGCCCAAAAGCTGCAAAGTATTCCAGAGGTATAGAGGGAGGCTCAGGTCTTATACTCGTGGGTTTAAGTGCCAAAATTGCCTTGAGTGAAAGTCAGTAA
- a CDS encoding VOC family protein — translation MTIALTHIAIHVADVSACVDFYSSYAGMHIIHERPSGENRIVWLSEPGQEPQFIIVVLPGGCGHKQQMNDFSHLGFALESKEAVDRLAKRAEEEGILVWGVRNDKYPAGYYCGVKDPDGNFIEFSYGQPLGPGAPELIK, via the coding sequence ATGACGATTGCACTGACTCATATCGCTATACACGTTGCGGATGTTTCCGCTTGTGTCGACTTTTACTCTTCCTACGCTGGAATGCATATTATTCATGAGCGGCCAAGCGGAGAAAATCGTATCGTCTGGCTCAGCGAGCCGGGGCAAGAGCCGCAGTTTATTATTGTGGTGCTTCCCGGAGGATGTGGCCATAAACAGCAGATGAACGACTTTTCCCACTTAGGTTTTGCTCTGGAGAGTAAAGAAGCCGTGGATAGGTTGGCCAAACGCGCCGAGGAAGAGGGGATTTTGGTTTGGGGGGTTCGGAACGATAAATACCCTGCGGGATATTATTGCGGAGTCAAAGATCCCGATGGCAACTTTATCGAGTTCAGCTACGGTCAGCCACTGGGGCCTGGAGCCCCAGAACTCATCAAGTGA
- a CDS encoding DCC1-like thiol-disulfide oxidoreductase family protein, producing MKKTAINIYVLYDGACPRCIKDRDNYLRIAGRYADGVSWFDITDQDDQLKVWGIEPDKALIKLHVIIGEYEHVDKPRVVSELDAYIVLMRRVPLLKPLSWLMGLKLVRPLLSSLYRRAVYKRLKCEGRL from the coding sequence ATGAAGAAAACTGCTATTAATATCTACGTCCTCTACGATGGTGCTTGTCCTCGATGTATTAAGGATAGGGATAACTATTTACGTATCGCGGGACGTTACGCCGATGGGGTGAGCTGGTTCGATATCACAGATCAGGATGATCAGTTAAAGGTTTGGGGGATAGAGCCAGATAAAGCGCTAATCAAACTGCATGTGATCATCGGTGAGTATGAGCATGTAGACAAGCCTAGAGTCGTATCAGAGCTAGATGCCTATATAGTCTTGATGCGAAGGGTACCTTTACTTAAACCATTGTCTTGGTTAATGGGGCTAAAGTTAGTGCGCCCGTTATTATCAAGCTTGTATCGCAGAGCGGTTTACAAGCGACTTAAGTGTGAAGGGAGGTTATAG
- a CDS encoding pyridoxamine 5'-phosphate oxidase family protein, producing the protein MYIETQEQLRELYAPAKGRSKDKQLDALEKHSINFIEHSPFLAISTYGKPGALDCSPRGGKPGFIKILNDTCLLIPDAKGNNRLDSLLNIIETGSIGCLFLIPGVDETLRVNGTARISTSKEHLALFSDEANPPKTCIEITITEVFLHCAKALMRSKLWSAETRIERSSFPTIGLMINEQLAVEETPENQEEMVMRYLNDL; encoded by the coding sequence ATGTATATTGAAACACAAGAACAACTCAGAGAACTTTATGCTCCAGCTAAAGGTCGTAGCAAGGATAAGCAACTTGATGCATTAGAGAAGCACTCCATCAACTTTATTGAGCACTCACCCTTTCTCGCTATTTCTACCTATGGAAAACCAGGCGCACTCGACTGCTCTCCCCGAGGCGGTAAACCAGGGTTTATCAAGATACTCAATGATACATGCCTACTCATTCCCGATGCCAAGGGAAACAATCGTCTCGATAGCTTGCTCAATATCATAGAGACTGGCAGCATCGGCTGCCTATTTCTGATCCCGGGCGTAGATGAAACCTTAAGGGTCAACGGCACTGCTCGAATCTCCACATCTAAAGAACATTTGGCTCTGTTCTCAGATGAAGCAAATCCACCTAAAACCTGTATTGAGATAACCATCACCGAAGTCTTCTTGCACTGCGCTAAAGCACTCATGCGATCCAAACTCTGGTCAGCAGAAACCCGAATTGAGCGTTCATCATTCCCCACCATAGGCTTGATGATAAATGAACAGCTAGCTGTGGAGGAAACACCAGAGAATCAAGAAGAGATGGTCATGCGCTACCTGAATGATTTATAA
- a CDS encoding short chain dehydrogenase, translated as MKTVILIGALGKMGQAALTGLGRHKVITAGRSGDVDHLVDITDEQSIEALYQKVGHFDSVVNTVGFCEYANFTEMTEAQWMTTVMSKMMGQINLVRIGQKYIADAGSFTLISGILNVKPIPYAIADATTSGAIDTFVKCVALEMPRSTRINVVNPTVLEEAWDVYGEMMPGFEPVPGKRVGKAFERSVDGFLTGEVIFVDA; from the coding sequence ATGAAGACAGTAATTTTAATTGGTGCACTAGGTAAAATGGGTCAGGCCGCGTTAACAGGGCTAGGTAGGCACAAGGTTATTACGGCTGGCCGCTCAGGGGATGTCGATCATCTAGTCGATATTACCGATGAGCAATCTATTGAAGCGCTCTATCAAAAAGTGGGGCACTTCGACTCTGTGGTTAATACCGTTGGTTTTTGTGAATATGCCAATTTTACTGAGATGACAGAAGCGCAGTGGATGACAACTGTCATGAGTAAAATGATGGGGCAAATTAACTTAGTTCGTATTGGTCAGAAGTACATTGCAGATGCTGGTTCATTTACTTTAATCAGCGGTATTTTAAACGTTAAGCCTATTCCATACGCCATTGCTGATGCGACAACCAGTGGTGCGATTGACACTTTTGTAAAATGCGTTGCGCTTGAAATGCCAAGAAGCACCCGAATCAATGTCGTTAATCCTACTGTACTCGAAGAGGCCTGGGATGTTTATGGTGAGATGATGCCAGGGTTTGAGCCAGTCCCAGGGAAGCGAGTAGGTAAAGCATTCGAACGTTCTGTCGATGGGTTTCTGACTGGTGAAGTTATTTTTGTGGATGCTTAG
- a CDS encoding LysR family transcriptional regulator, with translation MSKLDRLDIKQLRVFQALIREENASKAAHQLGLTQQAVSEHLKKLRDVFDDRLFVRKTNGFVPTPFAKELSLGVDKLLIDFKLLLAPNIFSPEKTSGTFVISATDYAQQIVLPALIAKLRKQAPKLKLIVRDFEIDKLHELMVSGKVNLAIACPEHIPDSYPMAKLFEEHHVCVASASSTISQTISQTAPTLAEIACYPTIIASPSRPNFKGSIDDWFSQFGLKRNIVVSAPCFSIVPMYLETTDSIAFLPSRAIKGLDIVTIPLEQSPDSFDVIAAWHPRYNDDPLQKWIISLLEVE, from the coding sequence GTGAGTAAGCTAGACAGATTAGACATCAAGCAGTTGAGGGTTTTTCAAGCCTTAATACGCGAAGAAAATGCCTCTAAAGCTGCACATCAACTGGGTTTAACTCAGCAAGCGGTAAGTGAGCATTTAAAAAAACTACGAGATGTATTTGATGACAGGTTATTTGTTAGAAAAACCAATGGTTTTGTGCCTACTCCATTTGCTAAAGAGTTGTCGTTAGGCGTCGACAAACTGCTGATTGATTTCAAATTACTCTTAGCACCAAACATCTTCTCCCCTGAAAAAACCAGTGGCACTTTTGTTATCTCAGCTACCGACTATGCACAACAAATAGTGCTACCAGCATTAATTGCAAAACTAAGAAAACAAGCACCAAAATTGAAATTGATCGTCAGAGATTTCGAAATCGATAAGCTGCATGAATTAATGGTAAGTGGTAAAGTGAACTTGGCTATCGCTTGCCCCGAACACATCCCAGATAGCTACCCCATGGCCAAACTGTTTGAAGAGCATCATGTTTGTGTGGCTTCAGCGAGCTCAACTATCTCACAAACGATTTCACAAACAGCTCCAACTTTAGCCGAAATCGCATGCTACCCAACGATAATCGCTTCGCCATCACGGCCAAATTTTAAAGGCTCAATTGATGATTGGTTTTCGCAATTTGGTTTAAAGAGAAATATTGTCGTATCAGCCCCCTGCTTCTCTATTGTTCCTATGTATCTTGAAACAACCGACTCCATCGCCTTTTTACCTTCAAGGGCAATCAAGGGCCTAGATATAGTGACCATTCCTTTAGAGCAATCACCTGATAGTTTTGATGTTATTGCAGCTTGGCACCCTCGCTACAATGATGACCCATTGCAAAAGTGGATTATTTCCTTACTTGAGGTCGAGTAA
- a CDS encoding substrate-binding periplasmic protein: MKKNILFLLIFFLFFTGISVAEDETYTIGTFPIPLMVEDKNTGIFIELTKEIAKRSKIKIAIKVLPPKRITTYFAENKLHGFFPALDVMVTHKISKSEPIYIKTDFGFTKQGQPLVKSIADLTGKHIGMTLGYPYSKEITANLSFTTSTAPSDINNILMLDAGHIDVFVVEEKSGIKAIEQSGKSNICYDSGQPLSRQNVYYAFQSDKTGQQLALLFSKALVEMKSDGTFENIMSKVDE; encoded by the coding sequence ATGAAAAAAAACATTCTATTCCTACTTATTTTTTTCTTATTTTTCACAGGGATTAGTGTCGCTGAAGATGAAACCTATACGATTGGAACATTTCCAATCCCATTAATGGTAGAAGATAAAAACACTGGGATATTTATTGAGTTAACTAAAGAAATTGCCAAACGTAGTAAAATAAAAATCGCTATAAAAGTATTACCACCTAAAAGAATCACCACTTATTTCGCTGAAAATAAACTCCATGGTTTTTTTCCAGCTCTGGATGTCATGGTTACCCATAAAATATCCAAATCAGAACCAATTTATATCAAAACAGATTTTGGTTTTACTAAACAGGGTCAACCTCTAGTCAAATCGATTGCTGACCTTACCGGGAAACATATTGGGATGACTCTAGGATACCCATACTCAAAAGAGATAACTGCAAATTTATCTTTCACCACTAGTACGGCCCCAAGTGATATTAATAACATACTAATGCTAGATGCAGGCCATATTGATGTTTTTGTCGTTGAGGAAAAATCTGGGATCAAAGCAATAGAACAAAGCGGCAAAAGCAATATCTGTTACGATTCTGGACAACCACTGTCCCGCCAAAATGTCTATTACGCATTTCAATCAGATAAAACGGGTCAACAGCTAGCCTTACTCTTCTCAAAAGCCCTGGTTGAAATGAAAAGCGACGGCACATTTGAAAATATAATGTCCAAAGTGGATGAATAA
- a CDS encoding DNA polymerase III subunit chi has protein sequence MPNALFYVMPAEANSSTEATEQVHRLACELAQNAFVNQQLVYVHTRDREQAYAVDELLWQFEPNSFVPHNLKGEGPVTGAPVEIGFDTLGPNKNRHLLINLADQVPSFAVNFGQIIDFVANDAGFKAIARDRYRQYKSLGVALNTQDLATQPLNFV, from the coding sequence ATGCCAAATGCCCTATTTTACGTGATGCCCGCTGAGGCTAATAGCTCTACTGAGGCTACTGAACAAGTCCACAGATTAGCCTGTGAACTGGCACAAAATGCATTTGTTAATCAGCAACTGGTTTATGTCCATACTCGAGATAGAGAACAGGCTTATGCTGTCGATGAATTATTATGGCAATTTGAACCCAATTCTTTTGTGCCCCATAACCTCAAAGGTGAAGGTCCGGTCACGGGTGCGCCTGTGGAAATCGGCTTCGATACCTTGGGTCCCAATAAAAATCGTCATCTTCTGATTAATCTTGCAGACCAAGTGCCCTCATTTGCGGTAAACTTTGGCCAGATTATCGACTTCGTTGCCAATGATGCTGGCTTCAAGGCGATCGCGCGCGATCGCTACCGTCAGTATAAGAGTCTTGGAGTGGCTTTAAACACTCAAGACTTAGCGACACAACCACTTAATTTTGTTTGA